The Brassica napus cultivar Da-Ae chromosome C7, Da-Ae, whole genome shotgun sequence genome has a segment encoding these proteins:
- the LOC106367562 gene encoding IST1-like protein: MSLLNQLFNRGVFGAKCKTSLNFAIARMKLLQNKRDMHLKHMKQEIAQFLQAGQEPIARIRVEHVIREMNLWAAYEILELFCEFVLARVPILESQKECPRELREAIASIIFAAPRCSEVPDLLQLKNLFGTKYGKEFIMVSSELRPDSGVNRTIIEKLSPASPSGETRLKVLKEIAKEYSLNWDSSATEAEFMKSHEDLLGGAKQIHRQDSVSESRPSQQGHTQSLVSREPEVLPAEATQRLQKLQAQNPVSKNMSSSPKLHVATQAPPDTRRDQSDIMERAQAAIASADHATAAARAAAQLVNVSYWAAPAVAAEGKPSNLM, encoded by the exons ATGTCGCTGCTAAACCAGCTCTTCAACCGTGGAGTCTTCGGCGCCAAATG CAAAACATCCTTAAACTTCGCGATAGCTCGGATGAAACTGCTGCAAAACAAGAGAGACATGCATCTCAAACACATGAAGCAGGAGATTGCTCAGTTCTTACAAGCAGGACAAGAACCAATCGCTCGAATCAGG GTGGAGCATGTGATCAGAGAAATGAACCTATGGGCGGCTTATGAGATCTTGGAGCTGTTCTGCGAGTTTGTGCTTGCTCGTGTTCCAATTCTTGAAAGTCAAAA GGAATGTCCGAGAGAGTTGAGAGAAGCTATTGCTAGCATTATCTTTGCTGCTCCGAGGTGCTCTGAAGTGCCTGATCTTCTTCAGCTTAAGAATCTTTTCGGTACCAAATATGGGAAAGAGTTTATCATGGTTTCTTCTGAGCTCCGTCCTGATTCTGGTGTCAATCGTACA ATCATTGAAAAGCTTTCTCCTGCAAGTCCGTCCGGAGAGACAAGGCTCAAGGTTTTGAAGGAAATTGCCAAGGAGTACAGTTTGAATTGGGACTCTTCTGCCACTGAAGCCGAGTTCATGAAGAGCCACGAAGACTTACTG GGTGGAGCTAAGCAAATACATCGTCAAGATAGTGTCTCTGAATCTAGACCGTCCCAACAGGGCCACACTCAGTCTTTGGTTTCTAGGGAACCTGAGGTTCTGCCTGCAGAGGCCACGCAGAGACTCCAGAAGCTTCAAGCTCAAAACCCAGTGAGCAAAAACATGTCATCATCACCTAAGCTGCATGTAGCTACTCAAGCGCCTCCTGATACAAGACGGGATCAGAGTGATATAATGGAGAGAGCTCAGGCTGCTATAGCCAGCGCTGATCATGCGACAGCCGCAGCCCGTGCTGCAGCGCAACTAGTGAATGTCTCTTATTGGGCTGCACCCGCTGTAGCAGCAGAAGGGAAGCCTTCAAACTTAATGTAG
- the LOC106364786 gene encoding uncharacterized protein LOC106364786, with translation MNRDRKKQKLEEEEERNMEVVVVEQVDALAAAATVAAAAAVEEEEGLWGMWLKEGDVVVDELMTWSTVLPSCWDVEFVEKNYGVLFEDVVWDDDLWNLNTSTQLPPLDNNTRQD, from the coding sequence ATGAATAGGGACAGAAAGAAACAGAAActagaggaagaggaggagaggaacatggaggtggtggtggtggagcaAGTTGATGCATTGGCTGCAGCAGCGACGGTGGCTGCAGCTGCGGctgtggaagaggaggaggggtTGTGGGGTATGTGGCTCAAGGAAGGAGACGTTGTGGTCGACGAGCTGATGACATGGAGCACCGTGTTGCCTTCATGTTGGGATGTGGAGTTTGTTGAGAAAAACTATGGAGTTTTGTTCGAAGATGTTGTGTGGGATGATGATCTTTGGAATTTGAACACTTCGACTCAGCTTCCACCTTTAGATAATAACACAAGACAAGATTGA
- the LOC106364785 gene encoding CLAVATA3/ESR (CLE)-related protein 43-like, whose amino-acid sequence MGCRDILLTFSVALLLISLFQIWLFREGQVRELSEDNQVGKDVNTLASKNKKDNVQRLFHRYLKGLNNSNSRFEDSYRQIPSSPDRLHN is encoded by the coding sequence ATGGGTTGTCGAGATATTCTGCTGACTTTCTCCGTCGCCCTCTTACTCATCTCTCTGTTCCAGATCTGGCTTTTCCGGGAAGGACAAGTCCGGGAACTGTCAGAAGACAACCAGGTTGGAAAAGACGTAAACACCCTCGCCTCCAAGAACAAGAAGGATAATGTTCAACGTCTCTTCCATAGGTACTTAAAGGGTCTAAACAATAGCAACAGTCGCTTTGAAGATTCATACAGACAGATCCCTAGCTCCCCAGATCGCCTCCACAACTAG